The sequence CGGTCGGGGCGACCACCAGCGCGTTGGCCCCCGAGCCGATGGCGTCCCACGCACCGGTCTGGGCCGCCGTCGGCGCGCTGAACGACGCGTCGAACCAGGCCTGCGTCGCGGGCGAGAACCGGGAGGTCACCGGCTCATCCTCACCCACGGCACCGACACCGGGGCCACCCGTGAGCAACGGGCCGGCGGGCCTTCGGAGCAGAAGGTGCACCGAAGGCCCGCCGGTCGACGCCGGTCAGGTGATCGTGAGGGTCTTCGCAGCGCTCACCTGCTCGGAGGAGCTCCCCGAGTGGACCTCGATCGCGCCCGGCTCGACGACGTACTTCCCACGGTTGTCGTAGAAGCCGAAGTCGCTCTTGTCCAGCGTGAAGGTGACGGTCGTCGACTCGCCGGCGCCCAGCGTCACCCGGTTCCGGGCAGGTCGGGTGCCTACCCGCCCCGAAAGTCGGTTCCGCGCTGTCCGACGCCCGGCCTAGGGTCGGTCACCGTGCCGGACACGACGACCGAGACGACCGACGAGCTGCCTCTCGTTCACGCCCGCGGCCTGGTGAAGCGCTTCGGGTCCTTCACCGCCGTCGACGGCATCGACGTCGACGTGGCCCGCGGTGAGGCCTTCGGGTTCCTCGGGCCCAACGGCGCCGGCAAGTCCTCGACGATGCGCATGATCGGCTGCGTCTCGCCGGTGACCGACGGCACCCTGCGGGTGCTGGGGCACGACCCGGCGGTCGACGGCACCCGGATCCGGGCCCGTCTCGGCGTCGTCCCGCAGGAGGACACCCTCGACTTCGAGCTGTCGGTCTACGAGAACCTCGTCGTCTACGGCCGCTACTTCGGGCTGTCCCGGCAGGAGGCGGGCGAGCGGGCCAGGCGGCTGCTCGAGTTCGTCCAGCTCGACGAGCGGGGGGCCAGCCTGGTCGAGCCGCTCTCCGGGGGCATGAAGCGCCGGCTCACCATCGCCCGGTCGCTGATCAACGACCCCGACCTGCTGCTCCTCGACGAGCCCACCACCGGGCTCGACCCGCAGGCCCGCCACGTGGTCTGGGACCGGCTCT comes from Actinomycetes bacterium and encodes:
- a CDS encoding fibronectin type III-like domain-contianing protein, producing MTLGAGESTTVTFTLDKSDFGFYDNRGKYVVEPGAIEVHSGSSSEQVSAAKTLTIT
- a CDS encoding ABC transporter ATP-binding protein; translated protein: MPDTTTETTDELPLVHARGLVKRFGSFTAVDGIDVDVARGEAFGFLGPNGAGKSSTMRMIGCVSPVTDGTLRVLGHDPAVDGTRIRARLGVVPQEDTLDFELSVYENLVVYGRYFGLSRQEAGERARRLLEFVQLDERGASLVEPLSGGMKRRLTIARSLINDPDLLLLDEPTTGLDPQARHVVWDRLFRLKQQGVTLVLTTHYMDEAEQLCDRLVVMDSGRIAAEGSPAGLIKEWSTREVVELRFTAGETEVAGEKVEALVAETERPLHRLVSRVEVLPDRVLLYSDDGDATVAEVHGCGVVTQSVLVRRSSLEDVFLRLTGRSLVE